The Sandaracinus amylolyticus genomic interval GCAGGGCTTCCTCGCGGACGTGCGCGCATCGCAGTGGCAGAGCGCGGTCCAGCGCACGAGCGCCGCGTACCAGCGCGATCACGACGCCGCGCGCCTGCAGCGCGAGGTCGAGCGACTGCCGCGCCTGGCGCGCCACACCGACGCGACGTTCATGAACGCGACGCTCGACGGCGAGACCGCGGTGCTCGACGGCGTGCTCGTCACGCCCGACGGCGAGGTGCCGATCGCGGTCGAGCTCGAGCACGACGCGGGCTATTGGTACGTGGACCTCGTCGTCGTACAGGGAGCTCCGCTCGAATGATGATGCGCGTGTCGTCGATCGCGCTGCTGCTCGTCCTCGCGCTGGCCGCTCGCGCGTCGGCGCACGGTCGCGAGCCCTCGCTCGGCGCGGTGACCTTCCATCCGACCGATCGCGATCACGTCGTGGTGCGCGCCACCTGGGGCTTCATCACGACGCGCGACGGTGGCGAGACGTGGACGTGGCAGTGCGCGGACGCGGTGCCCTTCGATCGCACCAACGAGGATCCCGCGATCGTGATGTTCCCGTCGCGCGCCCTGGTCGCCGCGACGTTCGACGGCCTGCACCGGAGCGACGAGGCGCAGTGCGCGTGGTCGACGCCCGAGACCGCGCCCGACGACGAGTACGTCGTCGACGTCGTGCAGGACCCGAGCGAGCCCCGCACCGCGTGGCTGATCACGTCGACGGGCACGACGCCCGACGAGGTGCGCCGCAGCGAGGACGAAGGGCTCACCTGGTCGACGATCGCGATCCCGCACCCGACCGCGCTGACCGATCGCATCCGCGTGGGGACGAGCGATCCGATGCGCGTGTACACGAGCGGCGCGATCCTGATGACCGACACCGAGCCGCGCCGCGGCGTGGTCCTGCGCAGCGACGATCGCGCGGAGACGTTCCGCGCGATCGAGATCCCGCTGGTCGAGGGCGAGCGCATCGTGCACGTGCTCGGCGTCGATCCGACGAACGCGGATCGCCTGTTCGCGCGGATGGTGCGGCCGGTCGCCGACGAGGTCCCGGAGCGCCTCTTGATCAGCGAGGACGGCGGCGACACGTGGCGCACGGTGCTCGAGATGCTCGAGATCGTCGGCTTCGCGATGAGCGCGGACGGCCGGACGGTGTGGGCGGGAAGCTGGGACGGCGGGCTCGCGCGCTCGACCGACGGCGGGCTCACGTTCGAGATGCTCGATCCCGCGCTGCGCGTGCGCTGCCTCGCGCAGCGCGAGGGCGAGCTCTGGGTGTGCGCCGACGATCGCACGACGGGCTTCGCGCTCGCGCGCTCGAGCGATGGCGGCGAGACGCTCGACGCGCTCTGGAGCTACGACGACGTGCGCAACGACGTCGGCTGCAGCGCGGACACGCAGGTCGGCGAGCGGTGCCCGATGTTCTGGCCCGACCTGGTGTTCGATCTCCAGGTCGACGCGGGCATCGTGCCCGACGCGGGCGTGACGACGATGGACGCGGGGAGCGGAGAGGGCGGCGGCGACGGGGGCTGCTCGTGCCGCGCCGGGCCGTCCACCCGCGCGCCGGGCGGGGCGCTCCTGCTCGGGCTCGCGCTGCTCGCGCTGCGTCGCGCCCGTCGCGTTTGACGCGCGCCCGAGCGCGAACGTACCGTCGCCCTCTCGGTGGAGGTCTTCATGCGTTCGCTCTCGCGCACCACGTTGGGTGCCCTCGTCGTCGCGCTCGTCGCGCTCGCGCTCGGGATCGCGAGCCCACGCGCCGCGGCGCAGGACGATCGCGAGCGTGCGCGCGTCGAGTTCCAGCGCGGCGTCGACGCGTACGGGCGCGCCGACTACCAGGTCGCGCTCGAGGCGTTCCAGGAGGCGTATCGCCTCGCGCCGCACCCGATGGTGCGCGTGAACATCGCGAACGCGTACGAGCAGCTCGATCGCCCGCTCGAGGCGCTGTTCCACTTCGAGCGCTTCCTCGCGGAGAGCACCGGCGCGTCGCGCGAGCAGCGCCGCGAGGTCGACGCGGCGGTGCGGCGGCTGCGCCAGCGCGTGGGCGAGCTCGATCTGCACGTCACGCCCGACGGCGCGGTGGTGACGATCGACGGCACCGAGCAGCGACGCGCGCCGATCGCCGAGCCGGTGCGGGTGGTCGCGGGCGATCACACGATCGACATCCAGCTCGACGGCTACCGCGCCGAGCGCCGCACCGTGACGGTCGCGGGCGGTCAGACCGCGCGCGTCGACGTGCGCCTCGCGCGCGCGGAGGCGGTCGTGGCGTCGGGCGTGGGCGCGTCTCCGGTCGAGGCGACGGGGACGGAGGCCGAGCCGGTCGTCGCGAGCACCGAGCCGGAGCCGGTCGTCGAGCCGATCGCGGAGCCCGAGCCGACGCCGCCGCCGAGCTCGGGCGGTGGGTTCCGGATCCTCGAGGGCGTGTGGGTCGCGGGCGCGATCACGATCGCGGCGGGCATCGCAGCGGGTGTGACCGGCGGGCTCGCGCTCGCGGCGAACGACGACTTCGAGCGCCACGTCGCGACGTACGAGGACACGAGCCTGCCCGAGGCGGTGCGCGAGCAGGCGCGCGTCGACGGGCGCGAGGCGGCGGACAGCGCGAGCACGCTCGCGGTCGTCACCGACGCGCTCCTGATCACGACGATCCTCGCGGCGGGCACGACCGCGTTCCTCCTGATCACGACGCAGGAGGGCGGGATGCTCGCCGACGAAGAGACCGACGTCGCCGTGGTCCCGATGGTCGGCGAGAGCGTCGCGGGCGCGATGGTGCTCGGCTCGTTCTGAGCGATCCGCGGACCCGATCCGACGGAACGAGAACGGCCCCGCGAGGGGCCGTTTTCGTGCGTTGGGGAGGGGGTCTCCAAGACCCCTCCGACAACCACGGCTCAGATCTCGAACTCGCCCTTCTCGAGGAGCTCGTTCACGCGGAACAGGAAGCCGTTCGCGACGACGCCGTCGACCACGCGGTGGTCGTACGAGAGCGCCATGTACATCACCGGGTGGATCGCGATCGTGTCCTGGCCGTCGTTCTCCACCACGACGACGCGCTTCTTGATCTCGCCGATGCGCAGGATGCCGACGTTCGGCTGCGAGATGATCGCGCCGCCGACGAGGTTGCCCTTGCGGCCCGGGTTCGAGATCGAGAACGTCTTGCCCGCGAGGTCGTCCGGCGTGAGCTTGCCGTCGCGCGACTTCGTCGCGATCTCGTCGATCGCGCGCGCGATGCCGCGCACCCGCAGCTCGTCCGCCTTGCGGATCACCGGCACGACGAGGCCCTCGTCGGTCTCCACCGCGATGCCGAGGTTCACGTCGCGGTGCTGCACGTACGCGTCCTCGAGCACGCGCGAGTTCATCACCGGGTACTCGCGCAGCGCGCGCGCGACCGCCGCCGTGACGAACGCGAGGAACGTGAGGCTCACGCCCTCCTTCTTCAGCGCGTCCTTGTGCTTGTCGCGGAGCGCCGAGGTCTTGTGCAGGTCGCACTCGGCGAACGTCACCACGTGGGGCGACGACAGCTTCGAGTAGACCATGTGGTCCGCGATGATCCGGCGGCGGCGCGAGAACGGGACGACCTTGTCGCCCGGCTGCTGCTGGTAGGGCGGGACCTTGAACGCGCTCTGTCCCGACAGGACGCGCAGCGCCTCGGCGAGACCGGCCGGCGCGGTGCCGGGGGCGGCGAGCACACCGGGCGACGTCGCCGCGGGACGCGGCGCGGGCGCGGGCGCGGCGACGGGCGCGGGGGGCGGCGGCGCGATCGCGGGCGCCGAGGGACGCGCGGGGGCCGCTGCGGGGCGCGCCGCGCTCGCGACGCGGAGCACGTCTTCGCGGGTGACGACGCCACCCTGGCCCGTGCCCTCGATCGAGCCGAGGTCGACGTCCATCTCGCGCGCGAGCTTGCGCACCGCGGGCGACGCGCGACCGGGCTCACCGCTGCTCGCCGGCTCCGCGACCGGCGCGGGCGCCGCGGGCGCGGCGGCAGGCGCCGGAGCCGCGGGGGCGGCCGCGACCGCGCCCGACGCGGTCTCGTCGATCTCGAGCAGGCGCGCGCCGATCGGCACGGTGTCGCCCTCGTTCACCAGCAGCTTCACGACCAGGCCGGACGCCGGCGCCGGGATCTCGCTGTCGGTCTTGTCGGTCAGGATCTCCACGACCGGCTGATCGCGCTCGACCCGCTGGCCTTCCTGGACCAGCCATTTTCCCACGGTCCCTTCGAGCACGCTCTCGCCGAGCGGAGGCATCACGACCGTCGTCGCCATTCGAGCTCCTCCTGCGCGCGCCCGCGGAATTTCGCCGGGCGCGTCGCGAACACCGCGGAAGCCGCGGAAAAAGGTGCCTGTCACTACCAGACTGCCTGGGGGCTTTCAACCGAGATGCCCACTGCTCGTGGCACGGCTTTGCGGTGGCTCTCGCCCCGACGCATCATCGCGCTCGATGGCCGATCTCGAGGAGCACGCATTCCGGCGCGATCGACGCTTCCTGGTGCGCCTCGTGGTGCTGCTCGTGCTCGGTGCGGTGGGTGGGCTCTGGGCCGTGAGCCACCTGACGTCGCGCTCGTTCGCCGGATGTGCCGCGCGCACCTTCGGCGGCGCCGACGAGAGCGCGCCCGCCTCGCCCTGACGCCCGGTGTAGACTCGCCGCCTTTCCCCAGGAGGACACGTGCTCGGCAACCTCGACAGCCAAGACCGCCTGCGTCTGATGAAGTTCGTGTGCTCCTTCGCGTGGGCCGATCTGCGGATCGCGGATCAGGAGCGCAGCTTCGTCCAGAAGATGATGCGCAAGCTCAAGCTGGACGACGCCGAGGCGAAGCAGGTCCAGCAGTGGCTCGAGCTCCCGCCGCGCGCGGACGAGGTCGATCCGAACGACATCCCGCGCGAGCACCGCGCGCTCTTCCTCGAGATGGCGAAGAGCATCGTCGGCGCGGACGGCGAGATCAGCGAGGAGGAGCGCGAGAACCTGGCGCTCCTCGAGCAGCTCCTGTCCTGATGCGGATCGCGTTCGCGCTCGCAGGGGCTCCGCGCGCAGCGCTCGAGACGGACGGCTTCGGAACACCGGCTTGAGCGCGCTCGATCCCGAGTCGATCGAGCGCGCGCTGCGCGCCGGGCGCGTCGAGCCGTTCGTGGTGCGGGCGGAGCGCGCCGAGGGCGTCGCGGCCCGCCGGTACGCGCGTGAGCTCGCGGCGCGCGCGTTCTCGCTCGCGGATCCGGGCAGCGTCGCGATCGCGCTGAGGGCGCGGGCCCGCGCCCTCGGGATCGAAGAGGCGGCGATCGGCGCGTGCGAGGAGACGCCTCCTCCCCACGCCGTGCGCGTGCCGCTCTTCGACGCGTCGGCGGGCGATGCGCTCGTGCGGATGCTGTGGATCGAGTTCGACCCTGCGGGCGGCGGCGGGGACCGACCGGCGCTGGGCGCGCGCGCGAGCGCGGCGTTCGCGGATGCGCTCGCGATGGCGGCCGAGCGGGCAGCGCCACCGCGCGCGATGGAACGCTTCCGGCTCGTCGCGGCGCGACCGCGCGCGCTCGAGGCCGTCGCGATCGACGGCGAGTCGCTCGGCGCGGCGGCGTTGGTGAGCGCGGTGTCGCTCTGGAGCGAGCGATCGACGCGCAGCGGGATCGCGGTGACCGGCGCGCTGCGCAGCGGCGTGATCGCGCGGGTGGGCGCGATCCCCGCGAAGGTGCGCGCGGCGCGCGAGGCGGGCTGCGACGTGATCGTGGTGCCCGCCGAGCAGGAGGACGAAGCGCGCGGCGCGGGCGCGGGCATCGAGGTGATCGCGGTGCGCACCGTCGAGGCGCTGCTCGACGCGACGCTCGTCGCGGTGCGCGCTCGTCGCGATCCCGAGCGCGCGGTGCGCGAGGCGCGTGCGCTCTTCGCCGAAGGATGGCGTGGATATCGCTGGCCCGCGATCGACGAGCGGCTCGCGCGCGTCGCCGGCACGCTGCCCGATGCGCGCCCCGACCTGCAGATCGAGACGCTCTCGCGCCTCGCTGCCGCGCGGCGTCACCTCGGCGATCCCGAGGGCAGCCTGCGCGTGCTCGAGAGCGCGCGCGTGATCGCGGAGAGCCAGGCCGACGCGGTCCCGGACGGGCCGCTCACCGCGCTCGAGCAGCAGCGCGCGATGACGGAGCTGAAGCTCTTCCGGTTCCGCGCCGCAGCCCAGGCGGCGCAGCGCGCGATCACGATCGCGCGCCGCGCGCGGCTGCGCGGTGAGCACATCAAGGCGCTCGGCTGCGCGGGGCTCGTCGAGATGGGGCGGCGGCGCGACGACGCGGCGCGCGCCTGCTTCGACGAAGCGCTCGCGCTCACGCTGCGTCACGCGCCCGAGGACGCGGCGCGCAGCCGGGTGTACCTGATGGAGGCGCTCGGTCGGCTCGGCCGCGACGCCGAAGCGCGCGCGATGTGGCGCGCCGCGATGCACGAGGTCGCGGAGGACGAGCCCGGCGCGCGCGGCAAGAAGGAGAGCTGGGTGCGCACCGGATGGGGCGGCGCGCTGGTCGCGCTCGCTCGCTGGTCCGAGGCGCGCGAGGTGCTCGACGTGCCGGCGGTGCACGAGGCGCTTCACGAGCATCCGCTGCCCGGGCTGCGCGCTCGACGTCACCTCGGGCTCGCGCTCGCGCGAGGCGACGATCGCGACGCGCGCGAGCGCGGGCTGCACCTGCTGGCGAGCTCGACGCTCGCGCACGGACGCGCGCTCGAGCCGGGGCTGCGCTCGCTGGCGCACGTCAACGTGCTCGTCGAGGCGGAGGTGCGCGTCGCGAGCGCACGGCTCGACGAGGACGCGACGGCGCGCACCCGCGCCGCGCTCGCGGCGCTGCCGACGTGGGGCGATGCGCCCCGATGGCTCGGCGCGGCCCGAGGGCGCGTGGAGCGAGCGCTGGCGAAGAGCAGCCCCGACGCGCTCGGCCGCGCGCTGCGCGAGCTCGTGGCGCGCTGCGAAGCGATCTGACGGCATTGAGTCCGGGGCTCGCATCGGGTAACTCCCTCCGCTCGCGTCTCCGATGTCCTCGCCCGACACGCTCTTCGCCGCTCTGATCGCGCTCCGCGACGCCGAGGATCCCCTCGCGCGACGCCACGACGTGCACTGGCGCGCCGTGGACGCGTGGCTGCGCGAGACGTGGCCCGCGGGCGGCGCGGACGCCGACGAGGCGCGCCAGGAGACGCTGCTCGCGATTGCGCGCAACGTGCGGACGATGGAGGCCTCGGTCCCGCTGCAGGCCGCGAAGTGGGTCTCGACGATCCACCGCCGCAAGAAGGTCGACGGCTTCCGGATGCGGAAGCGCGATCCGGTGCAGCGCGGGCTCGACCGCGGAAGCGAGAGCGAGGACGCGACGCCGCTGCTCGATCGCCTCGAGGGCGACGCGGGCGGCGATCTCGACGGCAACGCGCTGGAGCGCGTGCTCGCGACGATCGAGGATCACGTCGAGGCGGAGCTGCAGGCCACAGAGCCGAACGCGGCGAGCCGTCACCTCAAGCGCATGCAGGCGCGCGCGACGCTGCACCGCGCCGTGCTCGAGGCGGACTTCGACGCGATCGCCGCGGCGCTCGACGCGGGCGAGCCGCTCACGCGCGATCGCGTCTACAAGTGGGTCGAGCGCGGGCGGCCGTGGGTGCTCGCGGGACTCGATCGCTGGGTGCGCGAGTCGGGGGAAGGCTCGACCGCGTCCGACATCGCGGCGGCGGTGCGCGAGCTCGTGAGCGCGCGGCGCGCCGACGCGGGGAGGCCGCGGCCGTCGCGGCGACGCGGGGAGGGATCGTGAGCGCGTCAGTCGCACCGCACCCGCGGCGTCGGGAGCGCGCCATGCACGCCGTCGCCGCTCCGAGAGCCGCTCGTTCGCCCCACGCACCGGGATCGCCGGGATCGCGGGCCGGCGCGTCTCGGTCGAGCCGAGGTCGAGCGCGCGGGTGCGACGATCTGGCTGCCATCGAGGGAGCTGCGCGATGACGGACGAGCTGCAGCGAGCCTGGGAAGAGCGCGCGCGCACCGCCGCGGCGTGGCGAGAGGGAGACGCGATCGGGCCGGTGCTCGAGGCGCTCGCGCTCTCGGTCGCGCTCGAGGTGACGGGCGCGCTGCCCGACACGTCGCGCCGCGCGCGCGAAGATCTCCGCCGCGTAGGACAGCGCGCGCTGCTCCATGCGGGCGCCGAGCGTCGCGACGACGAGGACGAAGAGGAAGCGCTGCGCATCGCGCTCACGCTGGCGCGGGACGGGCTCCGTGCGCTCGCCGGCCGTGCGCCGGATCCCGAAGCCGCGCCGCGCTCCGAGCCCTCGCCGCGAGACGTCTCGCGGCTCCTCTCGGGC includes:
- a CDS encoding WD40/YVTN/BNR-like repeat-containing protein — translated: MMMRVSSIALLLVLALAARASAHGREPSLGAVTFHPTDRDHVVVRATWGFITTRDGGETWTWQCADAVPFDRTNEDPAIVMFPSRALVAATFDGLHRSDEAQCAWSTPETAPDDEYVVDVVQDPSEPRTAWLITSTGTTPDEVRRSEDEGLTWSTIAIPHPTALTDRIRVGTSDPMRVYTSGAILMTDTEPRRGVVLRSDDRAETFRAIEIPLVEGERIVHVLGVDPTNADRLFARMVRPVADEVPERLLISEDGGDTWRTVLEMLEIVGFAMSADGRTVWAGSWDGGLARSTDGGLTFEMLDPALRVRCLAQREGELWVCADDRTTGFALARSSDGGETLDALWSYDDVRNDVGCSADTQVGERCPMFWPDLVFDLQVDAGIVPDAGVTTMDAGSGEGGGDGGCSCRAGPSTRAPGGALLLGLALLALRRARRV
- a CDS encoding PEGA domain-containing protein; translation: MRSLSRTTLGALVVALVALALGIASPRAAAQDDRERARVEFQRGVDAYGRADYQVALEAFQEAYRLAPHPMVRVNIANAYEQLDRPLEALFHFERFLAESTGASREQRREVDAAVRRLRQRVGELDLHVTPDGAVVTIDGTEQRRAPIAEPVRVVAGDHTIDIQLDGYRAERRTVTVAGGQTARVDVRLARAEAVVASGVGASPVEATGTEAEPVVASTEPEPVVEPIAEPEPTPPPSSGGGFRILEGVWVAGAITIAAGIAAGVTGGLALAANDDFERHVATYEDTSLPEAVREQARVDGREAADSASTLAVVTDALLITTILAAGTTAFLLITTQEGGMLADEETDVAVVPMVGESVAGAMVLGSF
- a CDS encoding dihydrolipoamide acetyltransferase family protein; this translates as MATTVVMPPLGESVLEGTVGKWLVQEGQRVERDQPVVEILTDKTDSEIPAPASGLVVKLLVNEGDTVPIGARLLEIDETASGAVAAAPAAPAPAAAPAAPAPVAEPASSGEPGRASPAVRKLAREMDVDLGSIEGTGQGGVVTREDVLRVASAARPAAAPARPSAPAIAPPPPAPVAAPAPAPRPAATSPGVLAAPGTAPAGLAEALRVLSGQSAFKVPPYQQQPGDKVVPFSRRRRIIADHMVYSKLSSPHVVTFAECDLHKTSALRDKHKDALKKEGVSLTFLAFVTAAVARALREYPVMNSRVLEDAYVQHRDVNLGIAVETDEGLVVPVIRKADELRVRGIARAIDEIATKSRDGKLTPDDLAGKTFSISNPGRKGNLVGGAIISQPNVGILRIGEIKKRVVVVENDGQDTIAIHPVMYMALSYDHRVVDGVVANGFLFRVNELLEKGEFEI
- a CDS encoding TerB family tellurite resistance protein, coding for MLGNLDSQDRLRLMKFVCSFAWADLRIADQERSFVQKMMRKLKLDDAEAKQVQQWLELPPRADEVDPNDIPREHRALFLEMAKSIVGADGEISEEERENLALLEQLLS
- a CDS encoding S16 family serine protease, which translates into the protein MSALDPESIERALRAGRVEPFVVRAERAEGVAARRYARELAARAFSLADPGSVAIALRARARALGIEEAAIGACEETPPPHAVRVPLFDASAGDALVRMLWIEFDPAGGGGDRPALGARASAAFADALAMAAERAAPPRAMERFRLVAARPRALEAVAIDGESLGAAALVSAVSLWSERSTRSGIAVTGALRSGVIARVGAIPAKVRAAREAGCDVIVVPAEQEDEARGAGAGIEVIAVRTVEALLDATLVAVRARRDPERAVREARALFAEGWRGYRWPAIDERLARVAGTLPDARPDLQIETLSRLAAARRHLGDPEGSLRVLESARVIAESQADAVPDGPLTALEQQRAMTELKLFRFRAAAQAAQRAITIARRARLRGEHIKALGCAGLVEMGRRRDDAARACFDEALALTLRHAPEDAARSRVYLMEALGRLGRDAEARAMWRAAMHEVAEDEPGARGKKESWVRTGWGGALVALARWSEAREVLDVPAVHEALHEHPLPGLRARRHLGLALARGDDRDARERGLHLLASSTLAHGRALEPGLRSLAHVNVLVEAEVRVASARLDEDATARTRAALAALPTWGDAPRWLGAARGRVERALAKSSPDALGRALRELVARCEAI